Genomic DNA from Methanobrevibacter millerae:
TTGCCAAAGGTTCTACTAATTCTTTATCATAAACCCCCAAAACCTGCATGGTTGCTCCGGCAGGATTCGTCAGAGGCCCTAAAATATTGAAAATCGTTCTGATTGCAAGTTCCTTTCTGACGCTTGCCACATATTTCATTGCAATATGGTAATTCTGGGCAAACAAAAAGCAGATGTTATGTTCCTTGAGGCATTTCAAGCTTTTTTCCGGGTCGATTTGGATATTGACTCCAAGCTCTTCAAGCACGTCTGCAGCGCCGCATTTGCTTGAGGCAGAACGGTTTCCGTGCTTTGCCACCGGAACGCCTGCAGCTGATATTACAATTGAAGAGGTCGTTGATATGTTGAAGGTGTTTGAGCCGTCACCGCCCGTTCCCACAATCTCTAAGGCCTCAACGTCATTCAAAAGCCTTACACAGTGGCTTCTCATGGCTTCGGCCGATGCAGTGATTTCATCTATCGTTTCGCCCTTCATGGACATTGCGGTCAGATATGAGCTCATCTGAACTTCGCTTGCCTCACCGCCCATTATTTCATCCATTGTCTGATACGCTTCATCATAAGTCAAATCCTGTTTTTGTGATACCTTTAAAATAGCTTCCCTAATCATTTAAATAGCTCCTAAAAAATTTCTTAATATCTGTGAACCGTCAGGAGTCAGTATTGATTCCGGATGGAACTGAAGTCCGTAAACGTTATGTTTTTTATGTCTTACTGCCATTATTTCACCGTCATCTAAAGATTTTGACAGTATTTCCAAATCGTCGGGCAGAGTATCCTCCACGAGACTTAATGAATGGTATCTGCCCACAGTAATCTGTGAATCCAGGTTTTCGAAAATTGAATCATCAGCCAAATCAATCAGTGATGACTTGCCGTGAATCAACCGTTTCGCATAGGATATTTCGCCGCCGAAAGCAGCGCATATTGACTGGTGGCCTAAGCATACTCCAAGAATCGGGATTTTACTGTAGAATTCCTTAACGACGTCAATGCATATTCCGGCATCCTCAGGCTTTCCCGGTCCCGGAGAGAGAATAATAGTTTCAGGATTCATTTCCTTTATCTCTTCCAACGTTATCTTATCGTTTCTTTTGACAGTAATGTCTGGCGTTATCTCGCCTATTAACTGATACAAGTTATATGAAAAGCTGTCATAATTATCTATTAATAAAATCATTCCAATCCCCCGTCAGCCATTTTTAATGCGTTGATTACCGCTGCGGCCTTGTTCATTGATTCGTCGAATTCCTTGTCGGGAACGCTGTCTGCAACGATTCCGGCTCCGGAGCGGATGAATACCTTGTTGTTTCTTGCAAATGCGATTCTTATGGAAATGCAGGTGTCAAGGTTTCCGCTCAAATCAAGATATCCGATGGCTCCGCCGTAGATTCCACGCTTGTTGTTTTCAAGCTCGTTGATAATTTCACAGGCTCTTATCTTTGGAGCTCCGGACAATGTTCCCGCAGGCAGAATTGAGTCAATGGCTGCAAGTGAGTCCAAATCAGACCTTAATGTTCCCTTGACGGTTGAACCTATGTGCATCACGTGTGAAAACCTTTCAATGGAGAGGTATTTGTCAACGGATACCGAACCGATTTCAGCTATCCTTCCGATGTCGTTTCGTCCAAGGTCAACTAGCATGTTGTGCTCGGCAAGTTCCTTCTCATCAGCGAGCAATTCCTCCTCCAAAGCAAGATCCTCTTCAGGAGTTTTTCCGCGAGGCCTTGTGCCCGCAAGAGGAAACGTGTACAATTCCCTTCCGTTAACCTTAACCAGGGTTTCGGGAGACGCTCCGGCGATTTCAATGTCATCGCTTGAGAAATAAAACATGTACGGAGAAGGATTCGTTGTCCTTAAAACACGGTAAGTGTCGAATAGGCTTCCTTCGATGTCGGCTTCAATGCGGTTGGAGAGAACGACCTGGAAAATGTCGCCTTCGCGAATATATTCCTTGGCTTTGGTTACGATTTGACCATATTTTTCACGGGAAAACACTGGCTTAAAATCGGATTTCAACTTTAAAGGCTTGATATCAGTTTTCTTGCCGTTTTTAATCAAATCCGCAATTTCGGTTAATTCATTACATGCTTTTTTATAGTTGTTTTTTAAATCGTCGGTTTTCATGTTGACGATAATGACGATTTTCTGGCGGAAATTGTCGAAAGCAATGACCTTGTCAAAAAGCATCAAATCGATGTCCTTGAACTGATCCTGGTTTTCGGCATCCAGATTAAGTGAATTTTCCGCATATTTGATATAATCGTAAGCGAAATAACCTACAAAACCTCCGGTAAACGGCGGCAATTGCTCCAGCTTTGGAGATTTGTTTTTATTTATCAAATCCCTTATGATATCGCTGGGACTGTCGGTTTCTATTGTAATGACATCATCGGTTAATTCTGTGAAATTCAAATCGCCTTTGATTTGAACGCATGAATTCTGACACGTGAACTCCAGTAACGGATTGAATCCTAAAAAGCTGTATCTTCCCCAGTATTCGGCATCTTCAATACTTTCTAACATGTAACAGTGTTTGCTGATGCCTTTTAAAATCCTTAATACCTCAATTGGAGTAGCCATATCTGAAAACAGTTCATAAGCTACAGGTATTCTTTTATATTGCTCATTTTCTGCAATCTTTTTTACTTCATCAAAATTTGGAAAGAACATTTTATCACTAGATATATTTAAGAACAATGTACTATTTAAAACCTTGCAGTATCTTTTTGTACATTGAAAATTGTTCTCACTCCCAAGAATTGTCGTGACTGCTAAGAATTGCCTTGAGTCCTAAGAATTGTCGCAACTCCTACAAATTGTCCTCAGAAATACATTTTATATAAGTTAATATGGTTTAATCCAAAAAATAAATGATTTAAATAATTAAAACATAATATTAAGCAATTAATTGTGTTGAGAATAAATAATCTAGAAGACATATTAGGCGATAAAATGAGTGCAATTGATGAATATGGAGAAAGAAGATGCAAAAAAGGATTTGAAAAAGGATTTAAAAAAGGATTTAAAAAAGGATTTGAAAAAGGATTTAAAAAAGGATTTGAAAAAGGATTTGAAAAAGGATTTGAAAAAGGATTTAAAAAAGGAAAAAACGATATAATAAGAAAAATAATAGCAAATATGACCAATTCAGGAATGAAACCCGAAGAAATATCAATAAAAACAGAAATAGATTTAAAAACAATAAAAGAAATAATAAACAAAAACGAACAAGACAAGCATTAATTCATCTTGTCCTGTTCCCGGTTAAACTCGATTACGATCTTTTTAATTTCACGGGATTCCAGATAAGGAAGCTTTTCCTTTAATTCCCTTTCCAATCCCCTGTTCATCTCCAGCCTTTTTTGAATGTATTCCTTTTCGCCCAGCTGGCTTTTATATTCCTTATTCAAATTTGAATATTTGCTGATTAAAGGCTGAATGACAGATCCTATATCCACATCCAGCTGGTCGTTGATGTCCTTTCTTCTTTTGACGTCAGTGAGAAATCCCACAAGAGTTATGAAAAATCCCAATACAGTTATCGTCAATGCGGGAACAAGATACTTGTGATTGCCGACGAAAAAAACTGAAAATGCGATACCGATAAAAATCAAAATTATCCCAATTCTTTTTAAGTTCATAATAATCCCCCTATCGCTTGTTGATGTATCTCCATTCCTTACGCACTGAAGTTGCTATCAGATAAAGTGAAACAATGGCAAGAACGGAAAATACCACTATAAATATGTCGTTTGTAAATATCAGATTGCCGTAATCGGCATAATATAAGATTTCGGCTAAAAGATTGTTTAAAAAGTGAGCGAATATGCACGTCAGGACATTCCTGGTCTTCAGATAGATTATGCACATGCAGACGCCGAATACAATAGCTGATATGATGTTTCCATAGCTGTGAAGCGCTCCGAAGAGTATGGAAGTGATTGCTATTGCAAATGACGTCGGAACAATCAGCTTCAGCCTGTTTAAGAAAACTCCTCTAAACAACAGCTCTTCTGAAATCGGTGAAATGAAAATCGAGGATATCAGCCCCCCAATCGGAACCAGCGAATTTATAGCCACCAGAGGAAAAACTGATGATGCCACAACCGCGCTTAAGCCCGGAATATAGTCCAGGGCGAAATTTGACAGGTAGAGCATTCCATATGAAAAGAAGACGTTGACAAGCACTATGGTAACCACGGACTTCGGAGTCATTTTCAAAAAGATATTGGACAAATCCTTTTTAAACTCCTCTCTAAAAAACCTCAGCCTGTAAACAAAATAGATAATAAGTCCAAGATACATCCAGTCTTCACTTAATGGAAAATAAAATATCCTCAAAAGAATTAATACACCATATAATGCAAGTATTACAATTAATACTTCCAAAATAGTGATTTTTTTAAGACTATCATCTAAAGAAGACATACTTTAAGATATGGTAATACTTTATATAAAAAATAATAAGATTAGAAGTTAATTAGAATTAACTTCCTAAATTGTAGATTAAGCCTACGCAACGACTCTGGAACATTGTCAGGTAAGGCATTACTATAAAGAACAATATGAAATTAATCAGGATTGATCCTATGGTACTTACAGTTCCAAGACCGTTAGCGGAAATTCCAGATGTAGCAATTCCCAAAAAGGCAAATACTATTCCAAGAATAATTGATACAACGAGCACAACGATTACTGATATTATCAAAATACCTAGATAGGCAATGAAATATCTGAAATAACCGATTGATGACATTATATTAAGTATTTCGGAAAATGCGAAAGCAGATTTCAATGAATCATCGTTGCTTGCCATATGAGCAATTGCCAGATAGGCAAATAAAATGCTTAAAACTATTAAAATAAATCCAATCAATGCAAAAATCCAGCCAGAATCGCCTGTAACCAGGGAAAGGCAGAAAATAATTATTGGAATGATTGCATAAGCCAAAAAGACCACAATATATTTTAAACCGTTTATGAACATTTCTTTGAAGTTAGAGAACTCAGGAGGTACATCTTCCCCGTTAATCATACTTTGAGTGGATAATTTAACTACATTGTAATTATAACCGTAGAAAAATATGGCCGGTATTATCAGAAAACTAAAAAAAGATAAAACACCCAATAAAAGAAGGCTCGAAACTTTTCTTGATGCAAACTCGAATGAATCCTTATAAATATCTAAAATCATTTTTAATCACCTTCTTCAATAATGAAAACTTCCTCAATAAGTTCTTTATCTAAAACTTTAGTTATTCTATAGGCTAATAATAAGGAAGGGTTGTATCTTGCATTCTCTAATGCGTTAATAGTTTGACGTGTCACGCCTACGGCATCGGCCAGCGCCTGCTGAGTTAAACCTTTCTCGTGACGAAACTGTCTTATTTTTGTTTCCAAATAATCACCCATTTCAATAAAAATATTATAATTAAAAAAAATTATTATTATAATGATATTTATTATTGAGTAATATATAAATTTTTTTACATACTGACCAAATTGACATTGAAAAAAAATTTAAGAAAAAATTCTAAAATCAATTGTTATCACTAAAAACAAAATATAATAATGAACAAAACGAAATATATACATATTATATTAATTTTAATGAGATGATAAAAAATGGCTATACACCCTATTGAATTCAGGTATGGTACTCCCGAAATGAAAAGAATCTGGGAATCAGAAAACAAATTGCAAAGAATGTTAGATGTTGAATCAGCCCTTGCGCAGGCGGAAGGCGAACTGGGAATAATCCCTCAGGAAGTAGCTGATGAAATTGCACGCAAGGCCAATACAGACTACGTAAAGCTTGAAAGAGTCAATGAAATTGAAGCGGAAACCAATCACGACATTGCAGCCCTTTCAAAAGGAATTACTGAAGTCTGTGAAAACGGTGCCGGCGAGTACGTTCACTTCGGCGCCACATCAAACGACATTGTTGACAGTTCAAATTCACTCCTTATCCGTGACTCAATAGACGTTCTGGAAGAGAAAGTGGAAAGGCTGACCAAGATAATGCTTGAATTGGCCGAAGAATACAAGATGAAAGTCTGTATCGGACGTACGCACGGTCAGCATGCACTTCCAACTACCTACGGAATGAAATTTGCCCTCTGGGCCGACGAGCTTCACAGGCAATACGAAAGACTGGAGCATGCAAGAGGAAATGTCTGCATCTCCGTAATGGACGGAGCTGTCGGAACGACCGCAGCGCTAGGAACTGACGGATGGAAAATACACAAGACCGTTGCCCGTATCCTTGATTTGCCTCCTGCAAAGATTACAAACCAGGTTCTTCAAAGGGACAATCACGTCGAGTTCATATCAACCCTTGCAAACATAGCTTCAACCTTGGATAAAATTGCCCTTGAAATAAGAAGCCTTCAGAGAACCGAAATCATGGAAGTGGGAGAATATTTCGATCCTGAAAAGCAGGTTGGAAGCAGCACAATGCCTCACAAGATGAATCCTATTACCGCAGAAAGAATCTGCGGCGTTGCAAGAATCGTAAAGTCATACGTGAATGCCGCATTGGACAACAACCCTTTATGGCATGAAAGGGACTTGACAAACTCCTCATGTGAAAGGATAATGTTTCCGGAAAGCTGCATTTTAACCGACTACATCCTAAACCTGACAATCAAGTTAATGACCAATCTTGTATTCTATGACGAAAACATCGAAAGAAACCTCAACTTCACTAACGGACTGATAATGGCTGAAAGGCTTATGGCCGAGCTTACAAGAGCCGGAATGGGTAAGCAGACCGCATACGGAATCGTAAGAAAAAACGCCATTAAGGCAAACAGGGAAAAATTATTGCTTGGAGAGCTGATTCTTGAAGACGAAGAGGTTCAGAAATACCTCACCGAAGAGGACGTTGAAAAGATTATGGATCCTCACACCTACACAGGTTCAATCGAAATAATCATTGACGAACTTCTTGAAGACGCTAAAACATGGTTTTAAGTGATAAGATGGCAGTAAAAGAGATGAAATCCCTTGATGTGACGTCATTTACCGTTGCATTAACGGGAGTTTCAACACTCCTTTCATTAATAGTCAGCATAATCCTTGTTGCAGCCATAAGCGCCGCCGTGCCGAACAGCTTTGGAACAATGGTCTATCTGCTTCCGACAATCGTCTTTTTGACGGTTATCTGCGGCATTTTCCTATACTTCAGTGCAGCCTACCTTTACAACGTTTTATCAAAAAGGGTTGGGACCATAAAGTTCGAAATCGAAAATGACACTATTTTAAAGATTTCAACCAAGGAAACCGCATTGATTGTTGGCTTTTCAGCAACGATAATAACAGCTGTCGTTTATCTTGCGTTTTCACTGATACTTCCGTTGATTTTAAGCTCATTCATTACGATATTAATGTACGCAGCACAGGAAGCACTTGCAACGGTGGCTTATCAGGCAATGCTTCTTTTTTCCAATCCGATTTACATAGCAGTCGGAATCGTTTCAACGCTGATTGTGACTACGGTATTCACGCTGCTTGGATGCTACTTCTACAACATCCTTGGAGACAGCGAAAGGGGAATAAAAGTTAAGCTATCC
This window encodes:
- a CDS encoding anthranilate synthase component II: MILLIDNYDSFSYNLYQLIGEITPDITVKRNDKITLEEIKEMNPETIILSPGPGKPEDAGICIDVVKEFYSKIPILGVCLGHQSICAAFGGEISYAKRLIHGKSSLIDLADDSIFENLDSQITVGRYHSLSLVEDTLPDDLEILSKSLDDGEIMAVRHKKHNVYGLQFHPESILTPDGSQILRNFLGAI
- the trpD gene encoding anthranilate phosphoribosyltransferase, coding for MIREAILKVSQKQDLTYDEAYQTMDEIMGGEASEVQMSSYLTAMSMKGETIDEITASAEAMRSHCVRLLNDVEALEIVGTGGDGSNTFNISTTSSIVISAAGVPVAKHGNRSASSKCGAADVLEELGVNIQIDPEKSLKCLKEHNICFLFAQNYHIAMKYVASVRKELAIRTIFNILGPLTNPAGATMQVLGVYDKELVEPLAKVLNNLGVKSALSVYGTDGMDEISASDKTFVCEIRDGVTKSYEIDPEDFGFEKCKKEDLVGGDPKENAQITLDILKGKKGPKRNAVVLNSAAGLYVSGVVESINDGVRLAEEIIDSGKALRQLEKFIEFTNS
- a CDS encoding helix-turn-helix transcriptional regulator, encoding METKIRQFRHEKGLTQQALADAVGVTRQTINALENARYNPSLLLAYRITKVLDKELIEEVFIIEEGD
- the purB gene encoding adenylosuccinate lyase, with amino-acid sequence MAIHPIEFRYGTPEMKRIWESENKLQRMLDVESALAQAEGELGIIPQEVADEIARKANTDYVKLERVNEIEAETNHDIAALSKGITEVCENGAGEYVHFGATSNDIVDSSNSLLIRDSIDVLEEKVERLTKIMLELAEEYKMKVCIGRTHGQHALPTTYGMKFALWADELHRQYERLEHARGNVCISVMDGAVGTTAALGTDGWKIHKTVARILDLPPAKITNQVLQRDNHVEFISTLANIASTLDKIALEIRSLQRTEIMEVGEYFDPEKQVGSSTMPHKMNPITAERICGVARIVKSYVNAALDNNPLWHERDLTNSSCERIMFPESCILTDYILNLTIKLMTNLVFYDENIERNLNFTNGLIMAERLMAELTRAGMGKQTAYGIVRKNAIKANREKLLLGELILEDEEVQKYLTEEDVEKIMDPHTYTGSIEIIIDELLEDAKTWF
- the trpE gene encoding anthranilate synthase component I, giving the protein MFFPNFDEVKKIAENEQYKRIPVAYELFSDMATPIEVLRILKGISKHCYMLESIEDAEYWGRYSFLGFNPLLEFTCQNSCVQIKGDLNFTELTDDVITIETDSPSDIIRDLINKNKSPKLEQLPPFTGGFVGYFAYDYIKYAENSLNLDAENQDQFKDIDLMLFDKVIAFDNFRQKIVIIVNMKTDDLKNNYKKACNELTEIADLIKNGKKTDIKPLKLKSDFKPVFSREKYGQIVTKAKEYIREGDIFQVVLSNRIEADIEGSLFDTYRVLRTTNPSPYMFYFSSDDIEIAGASPETLVKVNGRELYTFPLAGTRPRGKTPEEDLALEEELLADEKELAEHNMLVDLGRNDIGRIAEIGSVSVDKYLSIERFSHVMHIGSTVKGTLRSDLDSLAAIDSILPAGTLSGAPKIRACEIINELENNKRGIYGGAIGYLDLSGNLDTCISIRIAFARNNKVFIRSGAGIVADSVPDKEFDESMNKAAAVINALKMADGGLE
- a CDS encoding CPBP family intramembrane glutamic endopeptidase; this translates as MSSLDDSLKKITILEVLIVILALYGVLILLRIFYFPLSEDWMYLGLIIYFVYRLRFFREEFKKDLSNIFLKMTPKSVVTIVLVNVFFSYGMLYLSNFALDYIPGLSAVVASSVFPLVAINSLVPIGGLISSIFISPISEELLFRGVFLNRLKLIVPTSFAIAITSILFGALHSYGNIISAIVFGVCMCIIYLKTRNVLTCIFAHFLNNLLAEILYYADYGNLIFTNDIFIVVFSVLAIVSLYLIATSVRKEWRYINKR
- a CDS encoding DUF4013 domain-containing protein; its protein translation is MILDIYKDSFEFASRKVSSLLLLGVLSFFSFLIIPAIFFYGYNYNVVKLSTQSMINGEDVPPEFSNFKEMFINGLKYIVVFLAYAIIPIIIFCLSLVTGDSGWIFALIGFILIVLSILFAYLAIAHMASNDDSLKSAFAFSEILNIMSSIGYFRYFIAYLGILIISVIVVLVVSIILGIVFAFLGIATSGISANGLGTVSTIGSILINFILFFIVMPYLTMFQSRCVGLIYNLGS